Proteins encoded together in one Candidatus Thermoplasmatota archaeon window:
- a CDS encoding choice-of-anchor X domain-containing protein, producing the protein MSHGRVAKSSDLDFHSILWTGAAFAGTVLLLVALSPAASATHEASLVQPYESNLSVGSGAQSLVFQVTSDAGGSTGWVNFTAPSGYTVHSANETSGNWIVQSVSSSAVVFRNATVFNGAGTFGFTINASATAFNNDLHDNWTINVTNVSIDDTVQFNGTSFRRNVGFSVAAVNPDVRIDASNLPIVFNVSIGSGQSGNLSELVFRPTTDYTLRTGAGNEGIPPTGWTVDAAASNANQVTFRASSEEARLRRAGFALFTVNVSSVAPLTQDSTDTWTVVGNHSMNRLAPGLGIFNATGTTTTTRHVFAIEEFAILSPGYVKDNHYGGAEQGTAYTVRVTAKNLHPTISLPVTVQVVSSQGVTANTSSTINVPATFSHSFTFARNAGITVGTETLVAFANSTGGSSTDRTLALPIIHLDTTKPEFPITSVPTLVCWSAGAPAYSCNDPSVRNALPKGTAVNVSLFVRDNVEVNATNVFAFVTLPNRTSLNLVGSLVEQRVATCFGCNPTNNGTYANNSTYLEAGTYKVSFVAFDRHLRNSNTSSEITFKILDEDAPTLQSFSVIGPRAPRFAVRGDWINVSLNLSNDYAEQIAPVRLDFFNTTGALWHSVDVTSSRNKTTNTTSEFWFNLTIPPTEQGSRINFTINASDGAGNWLANAGGALATMQYFDIPRWSVDIQGSTPIVRTGANGTIVTFPVFLYNNGSEADSFYLTFNYSASRPTLPSGLTGGCIANPNTCRWNITHAGFLAAADNPPQPVHSNVTFFPASSSMVLRADSGAQTGSHRLNVTTSASGTNDTTHENARRLMFFVSVSLNASLDGGDFLLFDVVARSRNATIENATWLDLVTDRLQVNVSAEFTGGLSWAGNTPRGPPSQVTQTQSDPILGNQMVKWQFNGQLANGGNGPDNVQLLLDFGRGNGTLFSRRTDLLTSDFVHEFDLDGVPVPNGQVTIAKGGSARIGVNITVPDKMRALDRVNFNVTARSLQNATGAGTYVGFGTATFPVSVNVTTLNRTNLTILGSLDSKSVQRTVVPDGTVSVTLRVKNSGSWPPSGPATTNFWIHNAILVNQTAGGNWSVRTSAGGNLSNVTGLIPGQFVDVVWEFRAPENATAGSFANFTFNTSIIGTRVATSFDTVTVNVSVVQSNLTVSDVSPTPLTATYNGTNVVNFTAQVGIFGSRTLTKVQLNVSYPGGSIGPFNMIPVGSSGLYYYLWGPLNRTGVFTAHVYATSNLSEQVESTNRVTFRIEEPNPENPTVVASSLGPNGQSFEFDPDAGIAIQADAFDNFEVARVGVVLSKGGVTYFNATMSTSSTFANKSGTYRCAWMGGPACGVLNTSVTHAFLTGWWNYTIFAVDAMNQSVVSQTASFNVTDGTPPTVRSLTFHGYPQGIVAYDVPINISAFVRDNIPGNLDLLTVRFTVSRVNGTSQVYNVGANRSGDTFWLNLTFNASQAGSYVLNVSASDGQGRLAWNVSSFQVAANVPPSFTNFRPGSVGNATPVIEVDVLHPSVSSSGIVLRVDTGSGFQVRTPAVTTIPGGLRLAYAFGPPSGNLHNQLVRVNVTATDATGLSSSADFEFRVDHRPPELSAACAVIGLGCEPVGTARPVGLHTPIRIGAAENASQTPVSGVASVQYKVIPFSGGQSPTCGATGYTAISGTTGTLTLDAALPANQRADGDYLLCLRAEDGVGNVALPPTASQSSAVLRLKTSGPVFGSHAVTAGRTVTVDVLSTDVCAVRLRVGEAPTGPFPTIVPLTRATAAGTAWSGQLPDRDETLYFILEAEDCIGNSSEKRDDNGQAFRFDSTNRAPVLALARPAANATLSGVATIAWNATDADQDVLTFFVVAEGPGGVVSIANNTALRSVTWNTTAVANGVWVIGVTASDGQHLVSVNVTVRVSNEPPVIDQAGVDQSEITEGGSVLLTVRLRSGVNATSVQAIVTGGGQQQTIDLYDDGTNGDSTAGDGIWSVIFTPGQKGTHTVDAVVTLASGEVQTVRGVATFRVADGAPSLLGNLLLLLFVASATVALAAYGAFVRWRP; encoded by the coding sequence ATGAGTCACGGCCGCGTCGCCAAGAGCTCGGACCTCGATTTCCACTCGATCCTGTGGACGGGCGCGGCCTTTGCCGGAACCGTTCTGCTGCTCGTGGCGCTGTCGCCTGCCGCCTCGGCAACCCATGAGGCGTCGCTCGTACAGCCCTACGAGTCGAACCTGTCGGTTGGCTCCGGCGCCCAATCCTTGGTCTTCCAAGTGACAAGCGACGCGGGCGGAAGCACCGGTTGGGTCAACTTCACCGCGCCGTCGGGGTACACGGTCCACTCCGCGAACGAAACGAGCGGGAATTGGATCGTCCAGTCGGTCTCCTCGAGCGCGGTCGTCTTCCGCAACGCGACGGTCTTCAACGGCGCCGGGACGTTCGGGTTCACGATCAACGCGTCGGCGACCGCCTTCAACAACGACCTCCACGACAACTGGACGATCAACGTCACGAACGTGAGCATCGACGACACGGTACAGTTCAACGGCACGTCCTTCCGACGGAACGTTGGTTTCTCGGTGGCCGCGGTGAATCCCGACGTCCGCATCGACGCGAGCAACCTTCCGATCGTCTTCAACGTCTCGATCGGAAGCGGCCAGAGTGGGAACCTTTCGGAGCTTGTCTTCCGTCCGACGACCGACTACACGCTCCGGACGGGCGCGGGCAACGAAGGCATTCCGCCGACGGGCTGGACGGTGGACGCGGCGGCAAGCAACGCGAACCAAGTCACGTTCCGCGCCTCGTCCGAGGAAGCCCGGCTTCGCCGGGCGGGCTTTGCACTCTTCACGGTGAACGTATCTTCCGTCGCTCCGCTCACCCAGGACTCCACGGACACGTGGACGGTCGTCGGCAACCACAGTATGAACCGTTTGGCGCCCGGGCTTGGCATCTTCAACGCGACAGGGACCACGACGACGACGCGGCACGTGTTTGCCATCGAGGAGTTCGCGATCCTCTCGCCGGGATACGTCAAGGACAACCACTACGGAGGAGCCGAGCAGGGAACCGCCTACACCGTTCGCGTCACCGCGAAGAACCTGCATCCGACGATCTCGCTGCCCGTTACCGTCCAAGTGGTGAGCAGCCAGGGCGTGACCGCGAACACGAGCTCGACGATTAACGTTCCTGCCACATTCTCGCATTCCTTTACGTTTGCTCGCAATGCCGGCATCACGGTCGGTACCGAAACGCTCGTCGCCTTTGCCAATTCGACCGGTGGCTCGTCCACCGACCGCACGCTTGCGCTGCCCATCATCCACCTCGACACAACAAAGCCGGAGTTCCCCATCACGAGCGTGCCAACCCTCGTGTGTTGGTCCGCGGGAGCTCCCGCCTATTCCTGTAACGACCCTAGTGTCCGTAACGCGCTCCCCAAAGGGACAGCCGTGAACGTCTCCTTGTTCGTGCGCGACAACGTAGAAGTCAACGCCACGAACGTGTTCGCGTTCGTCACGTTGCCCAATCGCACGAGCCTCAATCTTGTCGGGTCCTTGGTCGAGCAGCGTGTTGCAACTTGTTTCGGTTGCAACCCGACCAACAACGGAACATACGCGAACAACTCCACCTATTTGGAGGCCGGCACTTACAAGGTCTCCTTCGTGGCCTTCGACCGCCACCTTCGCAACTCGAACACCTCGTCCGAGATCACCTTCAAGATCCTCGACGAGGACGCTCCCACGCTCCAAAGCTTCTCCGTGATCGGTCCCCGAGCGCCGCGCTTTGCCGTCCGCGGCGACTGGATCAACGTCTCCCTCAACCTCTCGAACGACTACGCCGAGCAGATCGCGCCCGTCCGTCTCGACTTCTTCAATACGACCGGCGCGCTCTGGCACTCTGTGGACGTCACGTCCAGCCGCAACAAGACGACGAACACGACGAGCGAATTCTGGTTCAACCTCACGATCCCGCCCACCGAGCAGGGGTCCCGCATCAACTTCACGATCAACGCAAGCGACGGGGCGGGCAACTGGCTTGCAAACGCGGGCGGCGCGCTCGCGACGATGCAGTACTTCGACATTCCCCGCTGGTCCGTCGACATCCAGGGATCGACGCCCATCGTGCGGACGGGCGCCAACGGCACGATCGTGACCTTCCCGGTCTTCCTGTACAACAACGGCAGCGAGGCGGACAGCTTCTATCTCACGTTCAACTACTCGGCGAGCCGGCCGACGCTGCCGTCTGGGCTGACCGGCGGATGCATTGCCAACCCCAACACTTGCCGATGGAACATTACGCACGCTGGCTTCCTAGCGGCCGCGGATAACCCGCCCCAGCCTGTTCACAGCAACGTTACTTTCTTCCCGGCCTCTTCGAGCATGGTCTTGCGGGCGGACTCCGGCGCGCAAACCGGCTCACACCGCCTCAACGTCACGACCTCGGCTTCGGGCACCAACGACACCACGCACGAGAACGCGCGACGCTTGATGTTCTTCGTGAGCGTGTCCCTCAACGCTTCGTTGGACGGCGGCGACTTCCTGCTCTTTGACGTCGTGGCCCGCTCGCGCAACGCGACGATCGAGAACGCCACTTGGCTTGACCTCGTCACCGACCGCCTCCAGGTGAACGTGAGCGCCGAGTTCACGGGGGGTCTCTCGTGGGCCGGGAACACGCCGCGAGGGCCGCCCAGCCAGGTCACGCAAACGCAGTCCGATCCTATCCTTGGCAACCAGATGGTGAAGTGGCAGTTCAACGGGCAACTCGCCAACGGCGGCAACGGTCCCGACAACGTGCAGCTTCTCCTCGACTTTGGCCGCGGCAACGGCACGCTCTTCAGCCGGCGCACGGACCTTTTGACGTCGGACTTCGTCCACGAGTTCGATCTCGACGGCGTGCCAGTTCCCAACGGCCAAGTCACGATCGCCAAGGGAGGCAGCGCCCGCATCGGCGTCAACATCACCGTCCCCGACAAGATGCGCGCCTTGGACCGCGTCAACTTCAACGTGACCGCCCGCAGCCTGCAGAACGCCACGGGCGCAGGCACGTACGTGGGCTTCGGGACGGCGACGTTCCCGGTGAGCGTGAACGTCACGACGCTCAACCGCACGAACCTCACCATCCTCGGATCGCTCGATTCGAAGTCCGTGCAGCGGACCGTCGTTCCCGACGGCACGGTCTCCGTCACGCTGCGGGTGAAGAACTCGGGCAGCTGGCCCCCGTCGGGTCCCGCAACGACCAACTTCTGGATCCACAACGCCATCCTGGTCAACCAGACGGCGGGCGGCAACTGGAGCGTGCGAACGTCCGCCGGCGGCAACCTCTCGAACGTCACCGGTCTCATTCCGGGCCAGTTCGTGGACGTCGTGTGGGAGTTCAGGGCGCCCGAGAACGCGACGGCGGGCTCGTTTGCCAACTTCACCTTCAACACGTCGATCATCGGAACCCGCGTGGCGACGTCGTTTGACACGGTCACCGTGAACGTGTCGGTGGTCCAGTCGAACCTGACGGTGTCGGACGTCTCGCCGACCCCGCTCACGGCGACGTACAACGGCACGAACGTCGTGAACTTCACCGCCCAAGTGGGCATCTTCGGGTCGCGGACGCTCACGAAGGTCCAGCTGAACGTATCCTATCCGGGCGGCTCGATCGGCCCCTTCAACATGATCCCGGTTGGGTCCTCGGGCCTCTACTACTACCTGTGGGGACCGCTCAACCGCACGGGAGTCTTCACGGCCCACGTGTACGCGACGTCGAACCTCTCCGAGCAGGTCGAGTCGACCAACCGCGTGACCTTCCGCATCGAGGAGCCGAATCCCGAGAACCCGACGGTGGTCGCCTCCTCCCTCGGGCCCAACGGCCAATCGTTCGAATTCGATCCGGACGCGGGCATCGCGATCCAGGCCGACGCCTTCGACAACTTCGAGGTGGCCCGGGTGGGCGTCGTCCTGTCGAAGGGCGGCGTGACGTACTTCAATGCGACCATGTCGACATCCTCCACCTTTGCGAACAAGAGCGGGACCTACCGCTGCGCCTGGATGGGCGGGCCCGCCTGCGGCGTCCTCAACACGAGCGTCACGCACGCGTTCCTCACGGGTTGGTGGAACTACACGATCTTCGCGGTGGACGCGATGAACCAGTCGGTCGTCTCCCAGACGGCGAGCTTCAACGTGACCGACGGGACGCCGCCGACGGTCCGCAGCCTGACCTTCCACGGCTACCCGCAGGGCATCGTGGCCTACGACGTGCCGATCAACATCAGCGCGTTTGTGCGGGACAACATCCCCGGAAACCTGGACCTCTTGACGGTCCGCTTCACGGTCTCGCGGGTGAACGGAACAAGCCAAGTCTACAACGTGGGCGCCAACCGCAGCGGCGACACGTTCTGGCTGAACCTGACCTTCAACGCCTCGCAGGCCGGCTCCTACGTGCTCAACGTTTCGGCCTCCGACGGGCAGGGGCGCCTCGCGTGGAACGTGTCGTCGTTCCAAGTCGCCGCGAACGTGCCGCCGTCCTTCACGAACTTCCGACCCGGCTCCGTCGGCAACGCCACCCCCGTCATCGAGGTCGATGTCCTGCACCCAAGCGTGTCGAGCTCGGGCATCGTCTTGCGCGTGGACACGGGATCGGGCTTCCAGGTCCGTACGCCCGCGGTGACGACGATCCCCGGCGGCCTGCGGCTGGCGTACGCCTTCGGCCCGCCGTCGGGCAACCTCCACAACCAGCTCGTCCGCGTGAACGTCACGGCCACGGACGCCACGGGCCTTTCGTCCTCCGCGGACTTCGAGTTCCGCGTGGACCACCGCCCGCCGGAGCTCTCGGCGGCCTGCGCGGTGATCGGCCTGGGATGCGAGCCCGTCGGCACCGCCCGTCCGGTCGGCCTGCACACGCCCATCCGGATCGGCGCCGCGGAGAACGCGTCCCAGACGCCCGTCTCGGGCGTCGCGAGCGTGCAGTACAAGGTGATTCCCTTCTCCGGCGGCCAGTCGCCCACGTGCGGGGCCACCGGGTACACGGCCATCTCCGGGACGACCGGGACCCTCACGCTCGACGCCGCGCTGCCGGCCAACCAGCGCGCGGATGGCGATTATCTCCTGTGCCTGCGGGCCGAGGACGGCGTGGGCAACGTGGCGCTGCCGCCGACGGCCTCCCAGTCCTCGGCCGTGCTGCGGCTCAAGACGTCCGGTCCCGTGTTCGGCTCGCACGCCGTGACGGCGGGCAGGACCGTCACGGTGGACGTCCTGTCCACGGACGTCTGCGCGGTGCGCTTGCGGGTGGGCGAAGCCCCGACCGGGCCCTTCCCCACGATCGTGCCGCTCACGCGCGCGACCGCGGCCGGCACGGCCTGGAGCGGCCAGCTGCCCGACCGGGACGAGACGTTGTACTTTATCCTCGAGGCGGAGGACTGCATCGGCAACTCGAGCGAGAAGCGCGACGACAACGGCCAGGCGTTCCGATTCGATTCGACGAACCGGGCGCCGGTCCTCGCCCTCGCGCGCCCGGCCGCCAACGCCACGCTTTCCGGCGTCGCGACGATCGCCTGGAACGCCACGGACGCCGACCAGGACGTGCTCACGTTCTTCGTCGTCGCCGAGGGTCCCGGGGGCGTCGTCTCGATCGCCAACAACACGGCGCTGCGATCCGTGACCTGGAACACGACGGCCGTGGCCAACGGCGTGTGGGTGATCGGCGTCACCGCAAGCGACGGGCAGCATCTCGTGAGCGTGAACGTCACCGTTCGGGTGAGCAACGAGCCGCCCGTGATCGACCAGGCCGGGGTGGATCAATCCGAGATCACGGAGGGAGGCTCCGTGCTCCTGACCGTACGCCTGCGCTCCGGCGTGAACGCGACCTCCGTCCAAGCCATCGTAACGGGCGGCGGGCAGCAGCAGACGATCGACCTGTACGACGACGGCACGAACGGGGACTCCACGGCCGGCGACGGAATCTGGTCGGTGATCTTCACGCCCGGGCAGAAGGGCACCCACACGGTCGACGCGGTCGTGACGCTTGCAAGCGGCGAGGTCCAGACCGTGCGCGGCGTCGCCACCTTCCGCGTCGCGGACGGCGCGCCCTCGCTCCTGGGCAACCTCCTGCTGCTCCTGTTCGTCGCAAGCGCGACCGTGGCGCTTGCGGCCTACGGCGCCTTCGTGAGGTGGCGGCCATGA
- the purQ gene encoding phosphoribosylformylglycinamidine synthase subunit PurQ: MKRSEIKVAVLQIEGSNCEEETAAVYRHLGAQAEIVHLNQLAGDRVRVEDRRRLADYDVLMLPGGFSAGDYVRAGAIFAARLKSALRKDLEQFIGSGKPVGGFCNGFQILVELGALPGLSGPIADSPEAVLHINDSAKYECRPTLLRYEGSRCRFTSELRRGKVLSIPSAHAEGKLLFPSSRDAAMRRKLRENGQVVFRYVDDKGKPGKYPWNPSGTPDGVAALTNPAGNVFGMMPHPERAFFGWQHSDWTRGRDPAGPGDGRALFESVLRAAERAK; the protein is encoded by the coding sequence ATGAAGCGCTCGGAGATCAAGGTCGCCGTGCTGCAGATCGAAGGCAGCAATTGCGAGGAGGAGACGGCGGCCGTCTACCGCCACCTGGGCGCGCAGGCCGAGATCGTGCATCTCAACCAGCTTGCGGGCGACCGCGTGCGCGTCGAGGACCGTCGGCGCCTTGCGGACTACGACGTCCTCATGCTCCCCGGCGGGTTCTCGGCGGGCGACTACGTGCGCGCCGGCGCCATCTTCGCCGCGCGGCTGAAGTCGGCGCTTCGCAAGGACCTCGAGCAGTTCATCGGCTCCGGCAAGCCCGTGGGCGGCTTCTGCAACGGCTTCCAGATCCTCGTCGAGCTCGGGGCGCTGCCCGGACTTTCGGGCCCCATCGCCGATTCGCCCGAAGCCGTGCTCCACATCAACGACAGCGCGAAGTACGAATGCCGACCGACGCTTCTTCGGTACGAGGGGAGCCGCTGCCGCTTCACGTCGGAGCTTCGGCGCGGCAAGGTCCTCTCGATCCCAAGCGCGCACGCCGAGGGCAAGCTCCTGTTCCCTTCGTCGCGCGACGCGGCCATGCGGCGCAAGCTTCGGGAGAACGGCCAGGTCGTGTTCCGCTACGTCGACGACAAGGGCAAGCCCGGCAAGTACCCCTGGAATCCAAGCGGGACGCCCGACGGCGTCGCCGCGCTCACGAACCCGGCCGGCAACGTGTTCGGCATGATGCCCCACCCCGAGCGAGCGTTCTTCGGCTGGCAGCATTCCGACTGGACGCGCGGGCGCGACCCGGCGGGCCCCGGCGACGGCCGCGCGCTCTTCGAATCCGTCCTGCGCGCGGCGGAGAGGGCCAAGTGA
- the purS gene encoding phosphoribosylformylglycinamidine synthase subunit PurS, with protein sequence MTPTFRAGIRVALKKGVTDPEGKSTHKALELLGFRDVRGVAAERLYAVELAARSEEDARRQGDEIARRLLANPVIHEYTITVEKVR encoded by the coding sequence ATGACGCCCACGTTCCGAGCCGGGATCCGTGTTGCCTTGAAAAAGGGGGTCACCGACCCCGAGGGCAAGAGCACCCACAAGGCGCTTGAGCTCCTCGGATTCCGGGACGTGCGCGGTGTCGCGGCCGAGCGCCTGTATGCGGTCGAGCTTGCCGCCCGGTCGGAGGAGGACGCCCGAAGGCAAGGCGACGAGATCGCGCGGCGGCTTCTGGCCAACCCGGTCATCCACGAGTACACGATCACGGTCGAGAAGGTGCGCTAG
- a CDS encoding zinc ribbon domain-containing protein, producing MMEAQAAPTGLRAWPAQRRRSASLGVLVGVIAILGASLLAALVMPAQAQLLLLAFTVAVLALLAFLIVLFATTPHALPEAGLGGGLPASAGESYAQTITLKCGNCGTIFDVRDLGTRPLHHTCPGCGAEGVLREEDELAAPPPAPQAPSSMAERAASRPAGSVAPAVKALRLRCKGCATVFRVDDTGERPLKHRCPGCGAAGIVR from the coding sequence ATGATGGAAGCCCAAGCCGCGCCGACCGGCCTTCGCGCCTGGCCCGCGCAGCGGCGGCGCAGCGCAAGCCTCGGCGTGCTCGTCGGCGTGATCGCCATCCTGGGCGCCTCGCTCCTGGCGGCCCTTGTGATGCCCGCGCAGGCGCAGCTCCTGCTGCTCGCCTTCACGGTGGCCGTGCTGGCGCTCTTGGCCTTCCTCATCGTCCTCTTCGCCACGACGCCGCACGCGCTGCCCGAGGCCGGCCTGGGCGGAGGGCTCCCGGCGTCCGCCGGGGAGTCGTATGCGCAGACGATCACCCTCAAGTGCGGCAACTGCGGCACCATCTTCGACGTTCGGGACCTTGGCACGCGGCCTCTCCACCACACGTGCCCTGGCTGCGGGGCCGAAGGCGTCCTTCGCGAGGAGGACGAGCTTGCCGCGCCGCCGCCTGCGCCGCAGGCGCCCTCGTCCATGGCCGAGCGCGCCGCGTCGCGCCCGGCGGGCTCGGTCGCACCGGCGGTCAAGGCCTTGCGCTTGCGCTGCAAGGGCTGCGCCACGGTCTTCCGCGTGGACGACACGGGGGAGCGGCCCCTCAAGCACCGGTGCCCCGGGTGCGGGGCCGCCGGCATCGTGCGCTAG
- the purL gene encoding phosphoribosylformylglycinamidine synthase subunit PurL translates to MVQTSLLRTEPPVARIHIGAASAKDLEELSAKAGLGLSVEEMLEIQAYYRKVGREPTDVELQALGQAWSEHCCYKSSKPVLRRHVYGICEDRILCREDAGVLPFDDEHVYAVKMESHNHPSAIEPYGGAATGVGGIVRDILCMGTQPIALVDPLFFGPLDLPADALPRGVKHPRYLFSGVVSGIRDYGNRIGIPTVAGQIVFHPGYTANVIVNVGCVGIGRREHLVHSSVKQPGDNYVLVGGRTGRDGIHGVTFASADLSETSEEESRSAVQLGDPITKEPVIHVCLEAARRGLLHGMKDLGGGGLSCVAGEMALAAGLGCEIRLDRVSTKEPGMAPWEIWVSESQERMMLAVSDANLDEVLAIAAKWDVEATVIGKATREERIRVFWRDTLVLDMDLPFIYEGPVYERPKSPRRIATVDEAPPEAKDYTKTLERILASPNVASKELVIRQYDHEVRGRTAVKPLQGRVGRYGPGDATVMKPLDESWRGLAVTTDVNPYVTELDPYWGTACAVEESLRNLASVGARLDSLTDSLNFGNPERPERMWEIEESARALGDAARGLSIPFASGNVSLYNESHLGSVPPSPAILAVGIVKDVRHVATTDLKETGNTLFLVGETKAEMGGSEYYRVAGGSGGTVPRVAWPASKRAADAVVSAIEKGLVRACHDVSTGGLLACVSEMAMGGDLGGKIALPGTLRPDVELFSESNTRWVIETDAPRKLEAHFKGKAPVHRLGRVGGKAVVATAGRRTLAKIPVAKAREIWSTAIPRMVIG, encoded by the coding sequence ATGGTCCAGACGAGTCTCCTGCGCACCGAGCCGCCCGTGGCGCGCATCCACATCGGCGCGGCAAGCGCAAAGGATCTGGAGGAGCTCTCCGCCAAGGCCGGGCTTGGCCTCTCGGTCGAGGAGATGCTCGAGATCCAGGCCTACTACCGCAAGGTCGGCCGCGAGCCCACGGACGTCGAGCTGCAGGCGCTCGGGCAGGCGTGGAGCGAGCATTGCTGCTACAAGTCCTCGAAGCCGGTCCTGCGGCGGCACGTGTACGGCATCTGCGAGGACCGCATCCTCTGTCGCGAGGATGCGGGTGTTCTTCCCTTCGACGACGAGCACGTGTACGCCGTCAAGATGGAGAGCCACAACCATCCGTCGGCCATTGAGCCGTACGGCGGCGCGGCCACGGGCGTGGGCGGCATCGTCCGCGACATCCTTTGCATGGGAACCCAGCCCATCGCGCTCGTCGATCCCCTCTTCTTCGGCCCGCTTGACCTTCCCGCCGACGCGCTGCCCCGCGGCGTCAAGCACCCGCGCTACCTCTTCTCCGGCGTCGTCTCCGGCATCCGCGACTACGGAAACCGCATCGGGATTCCCACGGTCGCGGGGCAGATCGTCTTCCACCCCGGCTACACGGCCAACGTGATCGTGAACGTGGGCTGCGTGGGCATCGGCCGGCGCGAGCACCTCGTCCACTCCTCGGTGAAGCAGCCCGGGGACAACTACGTCCTCGTGGGCGGCCGGACGGGGCGCGACGGCATCCACGGAGTGACCTTCGCGAGCGCGGACCTCTCCGAAACGAGCGAGGAGGAGAGCCGAAGCGCCGTGCAGCTTGGCGATCCCATCACGAAGGAGCCGGTCATCCACGTTTGCCTCGAGGCGGCGCGCCGCGGGCTTCTCCACGGCATGAAGGACCTGGGCGGCGGCGGCCTGTCGTGCGTCGCGGGCGAGATGGCCCTTGCCGCAGGGCTTGGCTGCGAGATCCGGCTCGACCGCGTCTCCACGAAGGAGCCCGGCATGGCGCCGTGGGAGATCTGGGTATCCGAGAGCCAGGAACGCATGATGCTTGCCGTCTCGGACGCGAACCTCGACGAGGTCCTCGCCATCGCGGCCAAGTGGGACGTCGAGGCGACCGTCATCGGGAAGGCGACGCGCGAGGAGCGCATCCGGGTCTTCTGGCGCGACACGCTTGTGCTCGACATGGACCTGCCGTTCATCTACGAAGGCCCCGTCTACGAGCGTCCCAAGTCCCCGCGTCGGATCGCCACGGTCGACGAGGCTCCCCCCGAGGCGAAGGACTACACGAAGACGCTCGAGCGCATCCTCGCGTCGCCCAACGTCGCGTCGAAGGAGCTCGTCATCCGCCAATACGACCACGAGGTGCGCGGGCGCACGGCCGTGAAGCCCTTGCAAGGGCGCGTGGGCCGCTACGGCCCGGGCGACGCGACCGTGATGAAGCCCCTGGACGAGAGCTGGCGGGGCCTTGCCGTCACGACGGACGTGAACCCGTACGTCACCGAGCTCGACCCCTACTGGGGGACGGCCTGCGCCGTGGAGGAGTCGCTGCGAAACCTCGCAAGCGTCGGCGCGCGCCTGGACTCCCTCACCGACAGCCTCAACTTCGGCAACCCCGAGCGCCCCGAGCGCATGTGGGAGATCGAGGAGTCGGCCCGCGCGCTGGGCGACGCCGCCCGCGGCCTCTCGATCCCCTTTGCCAGCGGCAACGTCTCCCTGTACAACGAAAGCCACCTCGGAAGCGTTCCCCCCTCGCCCGCCATCCTGGCCGTCGGCATCGTGAAGGACGTGCGCCACGTCGCCACGACCGACCTGAAGGAGACGGGGAACACGCTCTTCCTCGTCGGCGAGACGAAGGCGGAGATGGGCGGCAGCGAGTACTACCGCGTGGCCGGGGGCAGCGGCGGGACCGTCCCGCGCGTGGCCTGGCCCGCCTCCAAGCGCGCCGCGGACGCGGTCGTGTCGGCGATCGAGAAGGGGCTCGTGCGCGCCTGCCACGACGTCTCGACCGGCGGCCTCCTCGCCTGCGTTTCGGAGATGGCCATGGGTGGCGACCTTGGCGGGAAGATCGCGCTACCCGGAACGCTTCGGCCCGACGTCGAGCTCTTCAGCGAATCCAACACGCGCTGGGTGATCGAGACGGACGCGCCGCGCAAGCTCGAAGCGCACTTCAAGGGCAAGGCGCCCGTGCACCGCCTCGGGCGCGTGGGTGGAAAGGCCGTCGTCGCGACGGCGGGACGCCGGACGCTCGCGAAGATTCCCGTGGCCAAGGCGCGCGAGATCTGGTCCACGGCGATCCCGCGGATGGTGATCGGATGA